Proteins from a genomic interval of Methanolacinia paynteri:
- a CDS encoding molybdopterin dinucleotide binding domain-containing protein, translated as MAKQILLNMITQRAVEEGIAMEIGKTSPQYFEACSLIEMNESDIEDLGITPNTNVKVTSESGEVIVKAVIARQTCYKGLCHIRQGVWANQVVPPRTQSTGEPQYSGFPVIVEPAPNEKIKTALECVQGAVGLWIGDE; from the coding sequence ATGGCTAAGCAGATATTATTGAATATGATTACCCAGCGCGCTGTCGAAGAGGGTATCGCAATGGAGATCGGTAAAACATCTCCACAATACTTTGAGGCCTGTTCACTTATTGAGATGAACGAGAGCGATATCGAGGATCTCGGTATCACACCCAACACCAATGTCAAAGTGACAAGCGAGAGCGGCGAAGTTATTGTAAAAGCCGTAATTGCACGCCAGACCTGCTACAAGGGTCTCTGTCATATCAGGCAGGGTGTCTGGGCAAATCAGGTCGTTCCCCCGAGGACACAGTCCACAGGAGAGCCCCAGTACAGCGGTTTCCCTGTAATCGTGGAACCGGCCCCTAATGAGAAGATCAAGACTGCCCTTGAATGTGTTCAGGGAGCAGTCGGTCTCTGGATAGGTGATGAGTAA
- a CDS encoding formylmethanofuran dehydrogenase subunit B, producing the protein MPKVIKNVGCPYCGCSCDDVEVTVSDDGKHVLEVKNVCAIGTEIFMHGGDREGRIRLPRMRQEDGTFKDVSFEEATDFMAKTLLKAKKPLMYGFGSTNCEGQAAAARVMERAGGMLDNCASICHGSSFLAIFDNGYPSCTLGEVKNRADVIVYWGSNPAHAHPRHMSRYSIFPRGYFSGKGHKGKTVIVVDPRFTDTARVADHVLQVRQGHDYDLFCAFRMVLHGHADDIPDVVANIPKEKILEVAEILKNARFVNIFFGMGLCHSDGRNHNIDIAISMTRDINQFTKCTIMAMRGHYNIAGPGQVWSWVFGFPYCLDLTKKNMAHMNPGETSSVDLAMRDEVDAFVNIGTDAGAHFPIPAVQHLKKHPFITIDPSVNMASEISDLHVPVKICGVDDGGIVYRMDNVPIQFRQVVNAPDGVPSDEEFLDGVYERMVELEGEKFDE; encoded by the coding sequence ATGCCAAAAGTAATCAAGAACGTCGGATGTCCGTACTGCGGCTGCTCATGCGATGATGTTGAGGTAACTGTTTCCGATGACGGAAAGCATGTTCTCGAAGTCAAGAACGTATGTGCAATCGGTACAGAGATCTTCATGCACGGCGGTGACCGCGAGGGCCGTATCAGGCTTCCGCGTATGCGCCAGGAAGACGGCACATTCAAGGACGTCAGCTTTGAAGAGGCAACAGACTTCATGGCAAAGACGCTCCTGAAGGCAAAGAAGCCTCTTATGTATGGTTTCGGATCAACAAACTGCGAAGGACAGGCTGCAGCGGCCCGTGTCATGGAGAGGGCAGGCGGAATGCTCGACAACTGTGCATCAATCTGCCACGGAAGTTCATTCCTTGCAATCTTCGACAACGGTTACCCGTCCTGTACACTCGGTGAAGTCAAGAACCGTGCAGACGTAATCGTGTACTGGGGATCAAACCCTGCACACGCACACCCGCGCCACATGTCACGTTACTCGATCTTCCCGCGTGGATACTTCTCAGGAAAGGGACACAAGGGCAAGACCGTTATCGTCGTGGACCCGCGTTTCACAGACACTGCACGTGTCGCAGATCATGTCCTCCAGGTAAGGCAGGGTCATGACTACGATCTGTTCTGTGCATTCCGTATGGTCCTTCACGGACACGCAGACGATATCCCCGATGTCGTTGCAAACATCCCGAAGGAGAAGATCCTCGAGGTTGCAGAGATCCTGAAGAACGCACGTTTCGTAAACATCTTCTTCGGAATGGGTCTCTGCCACTCCGACGGAAGGAACCACAACATCGACATCGCCATCTCGATGACACGTGACATCAACCAGTTCACGAAGTGTACGATCATGGCAATGCGTGGACACTACAACATTGCAGGTCCCGGTCAGGTATGGTCCTGGGTCTTCGGATTCCCGTACTGTCTCGACCTGACGAAGAAGAACATGGCTCACATGAATCCCGGTGAGACAAGTTCGGTCGACCTTGCAATGCGTGACGAAGTCGACGCATTCGTTAACATCGGTACGGATGCAGGTGCTCACTTCCCGATTCCGGCAGTCCAGCACTTAAAGAAGCACCCGTTCATCACAATCGACCCCAGCGTCAATATGGCAAGTGAGATCTCCGATCTTCACGTCCCGGTAAAGATCTGTGGTGTGGATGACGGCGGTATCGTATATCGTATGGATAACGTTCCTATTCAGTTCAGGCAGGTAGTAAACGCACCCGACGGTGTTCCCTCGGATGAGGAATTCCTCGACGGAGTTTATGAACGCATGGTAGAGCTTGAGGGGGAGAAGTTCGATGAGTGA